DNA sequence from the Archangium lipolyticum genome:
AGACGCGTGAGCTGTACGAGAGGGGCGAGTTGCATGAGCGGCAGAGCGCGCGAGAGACGAACGTTACCGACACCCTCAAGCAGGTCGTCATCAGCCAGACAAACTATTTGAAGGCCGTCCTCTTCAAGTAAACCAACCACCTCCTCGACCCAGCCGGAGTGCATGACACTATGAGTCGCCTGGAAATCCGTGCCCTCATCCACCGCTGCCTCTCCGAGGTAGAGCCCCAACTGAAGAACCTGGACCTCACCGAGGAGACGGCTCTGCCCGAGCTGGGGCTCGACTCGCTCAAGCTCATCGAGGTGGGTGTCCGGCTCGAGGATTCATTCGGCGACTCCGTGCGCTTCGACAACTGGCTGGAGCAGGAGCGCACCAAACAGAGCAACAACGCCTTCAAGCTGGCCTCGCTCATTTCCTTCATCGAAGAGCGGAGGGCCGCGTGACGGCGAGCCTCCTGCCCTACCGAGTCCGTGTCGTCAGCTCGTACATCTATGAGAAGGAGGACAGCGCCCCCTATTCCAGCATGGGCAAGCAGAACCGCTGGGTGGTGGGGTTCGTCTCGGCCATCACCCGGTTGAAATCCGGCCTGCGCGACTTTGATCTCCAGTTCCAGCGTATTCCTCCCACCCGTGAGGAGCTCATCCAGCTGCTCGCCCGCTACCGGGAGGAGGGCGTTCGCATCCTCATCGTTCCGGGCACGGACTCGGTGGTGCGCATCGCGGAGGTGAACCAGGACATCCCCGTGGTGTATTTCGGGGCCCACCCGGAGAACAACGGGATGGAGCTGCTCAACCATCCGAACATCACCGGGGTGCGGCTCAACCTGCCGCTCATCTGGAGTCGTGAGAATTTCTTTCTGCTCAAGAGCATGGTGCCCGACCTGGAGCGGGTCTACTT
Encoded proteins:
- a CDS encoding acyl carrier protein encodes the protein MSRLEIRALIHRCLSEVEPQLKNLDLTEETALPELGLDSLKLIEVGVRLEDSFGDSVRFDNWLEQERTKQSNNAFKLASLISFIEERRAA